The Arachis ipaensis cultivar K30076 chromosome B07, Araip1.1, whole genome shotgun sequence genome includes a window with the following:
- the LOC107605949 gene encoding myosin heavy chain IB codes for MQDLPENDDIQDQVSDSLQLQPEPDPPKPTKLSEGDHIHVGAHPFMMDVLRKQGDQAVLFADKVLKVTGSGKMKSRILIATDFAIYIFDLETNSLKRRIALAAVDKICMSELIDHFFVVVIPTEYDLLLVSTRKSEIITAFVEATIKASDYELEVVSSNKFEYNAAADLVKELEFEEVEGGVKTRIFRK; via the exons ATGCAGGACCTTCCCGAAAACGACGACATTCAAGATCAAGTTTCCGATTCGCTTCAACTTCAACCCGAACCGGACCCTCCAAAACCCACCAAGCTCTCAGAAGGAGACCACATCCACGTCGGTGCTCACCCTTTCATGATGGACGTCTTGCGCAAACAAG GGGATCAAGCGGTTCTGTTTGCCGATAAGGTTTTGAAGGTCACGGGATCGGGGAAGATGAAGAGCCGCATTCTTATAGCAACCGATTTCGCGATCTACATTTTCGATCTGGAGACCAATTCGCTGAAGCGGAGGATAGCTCTTGCGGCGGTTGATAAGATATGTATGAGTGAACTGATCGACCACTTCTTCGTCGTTGTAATCCCGACGGAGTATGATTTACTGCTTGTTAGCACTCGCAAGAGCGAAATCATCACTGCCTTTGTTGAAGCCACCATAAAAGCTTCTGATTATGAACTCGAAGTTGTTTCTTCCAATAA GTTTGAGTATAATGCAGCAGCTGACTTGGTGAAGGAACTTGAATTTGAAGAAGTTGAAG GGGGTGTGAAAACAAGAATTTTTAGGAAGTGA
- the LOC107605950 gene encoding probable inactive receptor kinase At4g23740 isoform X1, protein MSYFANILRNDLQTKKMDKKLCLLFIFSASILFIVGAEPVEDKQALLDFLHNMNHPYNLNWNENSSVCTSWRGVTCNAGRSRVIALRLPAAGLSGQIPNNTLGHLSELQILSLHSNGITGPFPNDFSELKNLTSLYLQSNKISGPLPLNFSVWNSLTILNLSNNFFNGTIPFSISNMTHLESLILANNSLSGEIPDLNIPSLKELDLANNNLSGVVPKSLLRFPIRDFAGNNNLTYGNALSPAIPLQPPNDQPAKKKHNRISEQTLLAIIIGACVLGFAVVAAFMIACMYEKSNENELPVESKKKEVPLKKQSSDSQESQDKNKIVFFEGCSLAFDLEDLLRASAEILGKGTFGMTYKASLDENTTVVVKRLKEVTAGKREFEQQMEIVGRIKHDNVDALRAYYYSKEEKLIVYDFYQQGSVSALLHGKRGEGRIPLDWESRLRIAIGAARAIAHIHAQHGGKLVHGNIKASNIFLNSQGYGCVSDTGLATLMSPLPAPATRAAGYRAPEVTDTRKSTHASDVYAFGVLVLELLTGKSPVPAAGGEEVMHLVRWVNSVVREEWTAEVFDVELLRYPNIEEEMVEMLQIGMACASRIPDQRPNMTEVVRMMEEIRRVNTGNPPSTGSRSEVSTPTTYAVDMMVASTSAM, encoded by the exons ATGAGTT ATTTTGCCAACATTTTGAGGAACGATCTTCAAACCAAGAAAATGGACAAGAAGTTATGCCTCTTGTTCATTTTCTCAGCATCAATTTTGTTCATTGTTGGAGCTGAGCCAGTGGAAGATAAACAAGCCTTGCTTGATTTCCTTCACAACATGAACCACCCTTATAATCTCAACTGGAATGAGAATTCTTCTGTATGCACAAGCTGGAGAGGAGTGACATGCAACGCCGGCCGGTCCAGAGTTATCGCACTCCGGTTGCCAGCGGCCGGATTAAGTGGTCAAATCCCAAACAACACTCTTGGTCACCTTTCAGAGCTTCAGATTCTGAGTCTTCATTCAAATGGTATAACTGGTCCTTTCCCTAATGATTTCTCTGAGCTGAAGAACTTAACAAGCCTCTATCTCCAATCCAACAAGATTTCTGGCCCTCTGCCATTGAATTTCTCAGTTTGGAATAGTCTTACAATATTGAATTTATCTAACAACTTTTTCAATGGTACCATACCTTTTTCAATTTCGAATATGACTCATCTCGAATCATTAATCCTTGCCAACAATTCACTTTCTGGTGAAATACCTGATCTCAATATTCCTAGTCTCAAAGAGCTTGATTTGGCAAACAATAATCTTAGTGGTGTTGTTCCTAAATCCCTTCTTAGATTTCCAATTAGGGACTTTGCTGGTAACAATAATCTTACCTATGGAAATGCCCTTTCACCTGCAATTCCCCTGCAACCGCCCAATGATCAACCAGCTAAGAAGAAACACAACAGGATCAGCGAGCAAACGCTGTTGGCTATCATAATTGGTGCTTGTGTGCTTGGATTTGCTGTGGTTGCAGCCTTCATGATTGCGTGCATGTATGAGAAAAGCAACGAAAATGAGCTACCCGttgagtccaagaaaaaagaagttcCTCTGAAGAAGCAATCTTCTGATAGCCAAGAGTCTCAGGACAAGAACAAGATTGTGTTCTTTGAAGGTTGCAGTCTTGCATTTGACTTAGAGGATCTACTGAGAGCTTCTGCTGAGATTCTAGGAAAGGGGACATTCGGCATGACATATAAGGCTTCTCTAGATGAGAATACCACAGTGGTGGTGAAGAGATTGAAAGAGGTTACAGCTGGAAAAAGAGAATTTGAACAGCAAATGGAAATTGTGGGGAGAATTAAGCATGACAATGTGGATGCATTAAGGGCATATTactactcaaaggaggagaaacTCATAGTATATGATTTCTATCAACAAGGCAGCGTTTCTGCATTGTTGCATG GAAAAAGAGGGGAAGGAAGAATCCCTTTAGACTGGGAGAGCCGTCTAAGAATCGCAATAGGCGCAGCAAGAGCCATTGCTCACATCCATGCTCAACACGGAGGGAAACTAGTTCATGGAAACATAAAAGCCTCAAACATCTTCCTCAACTCACAAGGATACGGTTGTGTATCGGACACCGGTTTGGCAACCCTGATGAGTCCATTGCCTGCACCTGCAACACGTGCTGCTGGATACCGTGCCCCAGAAGTAACTGACACCCGAAAATCAACACATGCATCTGATGTCTATGCTTTCGGGGTCCTAGTACTCGAGCTTCTGACAGGGAAGTCACCAGTACCTGCTGCCGGAGGCGAGGAAGTTATGCATTTGGTTAGATGGGTGAATTCTGTGGTCAGAGAAGAATGGACTGCAGAGGTGTTTGATGTGGAGCTTCTGAGGTATCCGAATATAGAGGAAGAAATGGTGGAGATGCTGCAAATAGGGATGGCTTGTGCCTCAAGAATACCGGATCAGAGACCGAACATGACAGAGGTGGTGAGAATGATGGAGGAAATTCGTCGTGTAAACACTGGAAATCCACCTTCCACTGGATCTAGATCAGAAGTTTCTACTCCAACAACTTATGCAGTTGACATGATGGTGGCTTCTACATCGGCAATGTAA
- the LOC107605950 gene encoding probable inactive receptor kinase At4g23740 isoform X2, whose translation MDKKLCLLFIFSASILFIVGAEPVEDKQALLDFLHNMNHPYNLNWNENSSVCTSWRGVTCNAGRSRVIALRLPAAGLSGQIPNNTLGHLSELQILSLHSNGITGPFPNDFSELKNLTSLYLQSNKISGPLPLNFSVWNSLTILNLSNNFFNGTIPFSISNMTHLESLILANNSLSGEIPDLNIPSLKELDLANNNLSGVVPKSLLRFPIRDFAGNNNLTYGNALSPAIPLQPPNDQPAKKKHNRISEQTLLAIIIGACVLGFAVVAAFMIACMYEKSNENELPVESKKKEVPLKKQSSDSQESQDKNKIVFFEGCSLAFDLEDLLRASAEILGKGTFGMTYKASLDENTTVVVKRLKEVTAGKREFEQQMEIVGRIKHDNVDALRAYYYSKEEKLIVYDFYQQGSVSALLHGKRGEGRIPLDWESRLRIAIGAARAIAHIHAQHGGKLVHGNIKASNIFLNSQGYGCVSDTGLATLMSPLPAPATRAAGYRAPEVTDTRKSTHASDVYAFGVLVLELLTGKSPVPAAGGEEVMHLVRWVNSVVREEWTAEVFDVELLRYPNIEEEMVEMLQIGMACASRIPDQRPNMTEVVRMMEEIRRVNTGNPPSTGSRSEVSTPTTYAVDMMVASTSAM comes from the exons ATGGACAAGAAGTTATGCCTCTTGTTCATTTTCTCAGCATCAATTTTGTTCATTGTTGGAGCTGAGCCAGTGGAAGATAAACAAGCCTTGCTTGATTTCCTTCACAACATGAACCACCCTTATAATCTCAACTGGAATGAGAATTCTTCTGTATGCACAAGCTGGAGAGGAGTGACATGCAACGCCGGCCGGTCCAGAGTTATCGCACTCCGGTTGCCAGCGGCCGGATTAAGTGGTCAAATCCCAAACAACACTCTTGGTCACCTTTCAGAGCTTCAGATTCTGAGTCTTCATTCAAATGGTATAACTGGTCCTTTCCCTAATGATTTCTCTGAGCTGAAGAACTTAACAAGCCTCTATCTCCAATCCAACAAGATTTCTGGCCCTCTGCCATTGAATTTCTCAGTTTGGAATAGTCTTACAATATTGAATTTATCTAACAACTTTTTCAATGGTACCATACCTTTTTCAATTTCGAATATGACTCATCTCGAATCATTAATCCTTGCCAACAATTCACTTTCTGGTGAAATACCTGATCTCAATATTCCTAGTCTCAAAGAGCTTGATTTGGCAAACAATAATCTTAGTGGTGTTGTTCCTAAATCCCTTCTTAGATTTCCAATTAGGGACTTTGCTGGTAACAATAATCTTACCTATGGAAATGCCCTTTCACCTGCAATTCCCCTGCAACCGCCCAATGATCAACCAGCTAAGAAGAAACACAACAGGATCAGCGAGCAAACGCTGTTGGCTATCATAATTGGTGCTTGTGTGCTTGGATTTGCTGTGGTTGCAGCCTTCATGATTGCGTGCATGTATGAGAAAAGCAACGAAAATGAGCTACCCGttgagtccaagaaaaaagaagttcCTCTGAAGAAGCAATCTTCTGATAGCCAAGAGTCTCAGGACAAGAACAAGATTGTGTTCTTTGAAGGTTGCAGTCTTGCATTTGACTTAGAGGATCTACTGAGAGCTTCTGCTGAGATTCTAGGAAAGGGGACATTCGGCATGACATATAAGGCTTCTCTAGATGAGAATACCACAGTGGTGGTGAAGAGATTGAAAGAGGTTACAGCTGGAAAAAGAGAATTTGAACAGCAAATGGAAATTGTGGGGAGAATTAAGCATGACAATGTGGATGCATTAAGGGCATATTactactcaaaggaggagaaacTCATAGTATATGATTTCTATCAACAAGGCAGCGTTTCTGCATTGTTGCATG GAAAAAGAGGGGAAGGAAGAATCCCTTTAGACTGGGAGAGCCGTCTAAGAATCGCAATAGGCGCAGCAAGAGCCATTGCTCACATCCATGCTCAACACGGAGGGAAACTAGTTCATGGAAACATAAAAGCCTCAAACATCTTCCTCAACTCACAAGGATACGGTTGTGTATCGGACACCGGTTTGGCAACCCTGATGAGTCCATTGCCTGCACCTGCAACACGTGCTGCTGGATACCGTGCCCCAGAAGTAACTGACACCCGAAAATCAACACATGCATCTGATGTCTATGCTTTCGGGGTCCTAGTACTCGAGCTTCTGACAGGGAAGTCACCAGTACCTGCTGCCGGAGGCGAGGAAGTTATGCATTTGGTTAGATGGGTGAATTCTGTGGTCAGAGAAGAATGGACTGCAGAGGTGTTTGATGTGGAGCTTCTGAGGTATCCGAATATAGAGGAAGAAATGGTGGAGATGCTGCAAATAGGGATGGCTTGTGCCTCAAGAATACCGGATCAGAGACCGAACATGACAGAGGTGGTGAGAATGATGGAGGAAATTCGTCGTGTAAACACTGGAAATCCACCTTCCACTGGATCTAGATCAGAAGTTTCTACTCCAACAACTTATGCAGTTGACATGATGGTGGCTTCTACATCGGCAATGTAA
- the LOC107605951 gene encoding uncharacterized protein LOC107605951 has product MVREKDVCWEYADKLDGNKVRCKFCQRVLNGGISRLKHHLSRFPSKGVNPCSKVRDDVTDRVRAIIATKEEVKETSSVKKQKLALAVAEVKSPSNMSANKALISMDAPSSAVKIFPTSNPLTPSSANNQENAERSIALFFFENKLDFSVARSSSYQLMIDAIAKCGPGFTGPSAEVLKTTWLERIKSEVGLQSKDVEKEWATTGCTIIADTWTDYKSKAMINFLVSSPSRTFFHKTVDASAYFKNTKWLADLFDSVIQEFGSDNVVQIIMDSSFNYTGIANHIVQNYGTIFVSPCASQCLNLILEDFSKVDWVTRCILQAQTISKLIYNNASLLDLMKKFSGGQELIRTGITKSVSTFLSLQSMLKLRTRLKLMFHSPEYASNTSYANKPQTHSCIAIAEDGDFWRTVEECVAISEPFLKVLREVSEGKPTVGSIYELMTRAKESIRTYYIMDENKCKTFLDIVDKKWRDQLHSPLHAAAAFLNPSIQYNPEIKFLSSIKEDFYKVLEKLLPVPDMRRDITNQIYTFTKAHGMFGCSLAKEARSTVAPWLWWEQYGDSAPGLQRVAIRILSQVCSTFSFQRQWSTFRKIHSEKRNKIDRETLNDLVYINYNLKLARQMKAKSSEVDLLQVDDIDMTSEWVEENETASPTQWLDRFGSALDGSDLNTRQFGSSIFGANDPIFGL; this is encoded by the exons A TGGTTCGAGAAAAAGATGTATGTTGGGAATATGCAGATAAATTAGATGGAAACAAAGTAAGGTGCAAATTCTGCCAGAGAGTTCTTAATGGTGGTATTAGTAGGTTGAAGCATCATTTGTCTAGATTTCCAAGTAAAGGGGTAAATCCATGTAGCAAGGTCAGAGATGATGTTACAGATAGAGTAAGGGCTATAATAGCAACAAAGGAAGAAGTCAAAGAGACTTCAAGTGTGAAGAAGCAGAAACTAGCGCTAGCAGTAGCAGAGGTTAAGTCTCCCAGTAATATGTCCGCAAATAAAGCTCTTATATCTATGGATGCACCATCCTCTGCTGTGAAGATTTTCCCTACTAGCAATCCTTTGACGCCATCCTCTGCAAACAACCAAGAAAATGCAGAGAGAAGCATTGCCCTGTTCTTTTTTGAGAATAAGCTAGACTTCAGCGTTGCGCGATCTTCATCCTATCAATTGATGATTGATGCAATCGCGAAGTGTGGTCCTGGATTTACAGGTCCATCAGCTGAAGTCCTGAAAACAACTTGGTTGGAACGGATAAAATCAGAAGTGGGCTTACAGTCGAAAGATGTTGAGAAAGAGTGGGCGACCACAGGTTGTACCATTATTGCAGATACATGGACTGATTATAAGTCCAAGGCCATGATTAATTTCTTAGTCTCATCACCATCCAGGACATTTTTCCACAAAACTGTGGATGCCTCTGCATATTTCAAGAACACAAAATGGCTTGCCGATCTTTTTGATTCTGTAATTCAAGAGTTTGGCTCAGACAATGTTGTGCAGATTATCATGGATAGTAGTTTTAACTACACTGGCATTGCTAATCATATTGTGCAGAACTATGGAACTATATTTGTATCTCCTTGTGCTTCTCAGTGTTTGAATCTAATCTTGGAGGACTTCTCCAAGGTAGATTGGGTTACTAGATGTATTTTACAAGCACAAACCATATCAAAGTTAATATACAACAATGCCTCATTGCTTGATCTTATGAAGAAGTTCAGTGGAGGCCAGGAACTTATTAGGACTGGGATCACGAAATCTGTATCAACTTTCCTGTCTTTACAGTCTATGTTGAAGTTAAGAACAAGATTGAAGCTTATGTTCCACAGCCCTGAATATGCCTCAAACACTTCATATGCAAACAAGCCACAGACTCACTCTTGTATTGCAATTGCTGAAGATGGTGATTTCTGGAGGACAGTTGAAGAGTGTGTGGCTATCTCTGAGCCTTTTTTGAAAGTTTTGAGGGAAGTATCGGAAGGGAAACCAACTGTAGGTTCGATATATGAATTAATGACCAGGGCAAAGGAATCAATTAGAACATATTACATAATGGATGAGAACAAATGCAAGACATTCTTAGATATAGTAGACAAAAAGTGGCGTGACCAACTGCATTCTCCTCTACATGCAGCTGCAGCCTTTTTGAACCCCAGTATCCAATACAATCCTGAAATAAAGTTCCTTTCCTCGATAAAAGAAGACTTCTATAAGGTTCTGGAGAAATTACTTCCCGTGCCAGATATGAGGCGTGATATCACCAATCAAATCTACACTTTTACAAAGGCTCATGGGATGTTTGGTTGTAGCCTAGCAAAGGAGGCAAGAAGCACAGTTGCTCCAT GGCTTTGGTGGGAACAATATGGCGACTCTGCCCCCGGGTTGCAACGGGTTGCCATTAGAATACTAAGCCAAGTCTGTAGTACCTTCTCTTTTCAGAGGCAGTGGAGCACGTTCCGGAAGATTCACTCGGAGAAGAGGAACAAGATTGATAGAGAAACATTGAATGACCTTGTTTACATAAACTACAATCTCAAGTTGGCAAGGCAGATGAAAGCAAAGTCTTCAGAAGTTGATCTGCTTCAAGTTGATGATATTGACATGACTTCTGAGTGGGTGGAGGAGAATGAAACTGCAAGTCCAACTCAGTGGTTGGATCGTTTCGGTTCAGCCTTGGATGGCAGTGATCTTAATACAAGACAGTTTGGTTCTTCCATATTTGGAGCAAATGACCCCATATTTGGGCTGTAG
- the LOC107605955 gene encoding hydroxyproline O-galactosyltransferase HPGT1, translated as MQSSSRGSSMAYPSFRIPALLISMFATFASFYVAGRLWQDSQNRVYLIKQLDRITGQGQSAISVEDTLKIITCREQHKKLDSLEMELAAARQEGFVSKRLLETNGTYSEGRPLVMIGILTTFGRQKNRDAIRNAWMGSGAALKKLEDGKGIVARFVIGRSENRGNNQDKDIDRENRLTNDFLILDDHVESNEGLPNKAKLFFAYAADKWDAEFFAKVNDDVYVNIDALGSTLATHLDKPRVYMGCMKSGEVFSEPKHRWYEPEWWKFGDKKSYFRHASGEMYVISRALAKFVSINRFVLRTYAHDDVSAGSWFIGLDVKHVDESKFCCSSWSTGAICAGV; from the exons ATGCAGAGCAGCAGCAGGGGATCATCGATGGCTTATCCATCGTTCCGCATCCCTGCACTTCTCATCTCCATGTTCGCCACGTTCGCTTCCTTCTACGTCGCCGGAAG GTTATGGCAGGACTCGCAGAACAGGGTTTATCTCATCAAACAGCTCGACAGGATCACTGGCCAG GGACAATCTGCGATATCAGTAGAAGATACCTTGAAGATCATAACCTGCAG GGAACAGCACAAGAAGCTCGATTCCCTTGAGATGGAACTTGCTGCGGCTAGGCAAGAGGGTTTTGTTTCGAAGCGATTGCTTGAGACCAATGGGACTTACTCTGAGGGAAGGCCTTTGGTCATGATAGGTATACTCACAACATTTGGCCGCCAGAAGAATAGGGACGCCATTCGCAATGCCTGGATGGGAAGTG GTGCAGCTTTGAAGAAACTGGAGGATGGAAAGGGCATTGTTGCACGATTTGTTATTGGGAGAAG TGAAAATCGTGGGAACAATCAGGATAAGGATATTGATCGTGAGAATAGGCTGACTAATGACTTCCTAATTCTT GATGATCACGTGGAATCAAACGAGGGGCTCCCAAATAAGGCTAAATTGTTTTTTGCTTATGCTGCAGATAAATGGGATGCTGAGTTTTTTGCTAAAGTAAATGATGATGTTTATGTAAATATTG ATGCCTTGGGTTCTACACTGGCAACTCATTTGGACAAACCTCGTGTTTACATGGGATGCATGAAATCAGGAGAAGTTTTCTCTGAACC GAAACATAGATGGTATGAACCAGAATGGTGGAAATTTGGCGACAAGAAATC ATATTTTCGTCATGCATCAGGAGAGATGTATGTCATATCACGAGCCTTGGCTAAATTTGTATCAATAAACAG ATTTGTTCTCCGCACCTATGCCCACGACGATGTTAGTGCTGGATCCTGGTTTATTGGTCTTGATGTGAAGCATGTTGATGAATCAAAGTTTTGTTGCTCATCTTGGTCAACAG GTGCTATCTGTGCGGGTGTTTGA
- the LOC107607724 gene encoding mitotic apparatus protein p62-like translates to MADNKKARLQAQSPKDPTRKQLITIVEDAFEEQIEAPKKKKKVQPNSLFQGCEHNGNNSKAVEKNPQNGNETMFQSEKNSKTGNKKTIEGDTMDQDDASSNEEGEDTSELSIESNKKGMSIDMYFKVHVINFKDEEDEENEEEEQDTANIEGSGGQASNEGTKKKTRGKTLCKKTSYH, encoded by the exons ATGGCTGACAATAAGAAAGCTAGGTTGCAAGCTCAAAGTCCAAAAGATCCAACAAGAAAACAACTCATCACAATAGTGGAAGATGCATTTGAAGAGCAAATTGAGGCtccgaagaagaaaaagaaggttcaACCAAACTCACTTTTTCAAGGATGTGAACATAATGGGAATAATTCAAAGGCTGTTGAAAAGAACCCCCAAAATGGGAATGAGACAATGTTTCAATCTGAAAAGAACTCGAAAACTGGGAATAAAAAAACTATTGAAGGTGATACAATGGATCAAGATGATGCAAGTTCTAATGAGGAAGGAGAAGATACAAGTGAGCTGAGCATAGAGTCAAACAAAAAAGGAATGAGTATTGACATGTATTTTAAGGTGCATGTGATTAATTTCAAAGACGAGGAAGATGAGGAAAATGAGGAAGAGGAGCAAGATACTGCAAATATTGAGGGTAGTGGAGGACAAGCTAGTAATGAAG GCACTAAAAAGAAAACTCGTGGCAAGACCTTATGCAAAAAAACTTCATACCACTGA